From the Lathyrus oleraceus cultivar Zhongwan6 chromosome 4, CAAS_Psat_ZW6_1.0, whole genome shotgun sequence genome, one window contains:
- the LOC127076854 gene encoding MAR-binding filament-like protein 1 isoform X2, with amino-acid sequence MMNLCWLEFEYWNMNVMNYAKILNSYACSKLGLPILLSLPECIFKAGLEQEIESLKNKLASCTRDSLNLQEELSEAYRIKSQLADLHSAEVSKNMEAEKQVKFFQGCVGAAFAERDHAIIEAEKAKEKEEAMSQQIDGFLKRIEELTSVCLKQKEFHDALQSDQAMYTEQNEKFKKVINKFFQIRQYSQKECDDTSWDVKCRCLLDDSEELWSFNDASTSKYISALEEQLDKVNNSVEYLQSKLRVGLEIENHLKKRVNLMEKKQIYMNKVIENGIEDLKHHHFNYKDHIMNLLKDGESTIKSIINEIDERIRKFNKNIEPNLVPQRDTEVEQNECGDADISPQDETVSQSKSSGLGSLAVKTDGQGDSSDALAMALQQKVDTLLLLSQQDERHLLERNVNSALQIKNEELKRNLLQVTNEKVKALMDLAQLKQEHQLLLEKLAHESKQGVDGGERKLVIRESDGTLKNLLKKSYLRRWIDPLDARGKEVVSNSNNEGRFIRSNSVDFARMKIENATLQESMDSMERLTSSIHRLRLSLWKVKESVTSEGTVSGVSEALNGVLNEAKLLRTALGSSLPISSSVKTEVSYIRHSEGVHQECSDEKIDTVSAAGLEMVELLIFAAQMLRDM; translated from the exons ATGATGAATCTTTGCTGGCTCGAATTCGAGTACTGGAACATG AACGTGATGAATTACGCAAAGATATTGAACAGCTATGCATGCAGCAAGCTGGGCCTGCCTATCTTGCTATCGCTACCCGAATGCATTTTCAAAG CTGGCTTGGAACAGGAGATTGAGAGCTTGAAAAATAAGTTGGCTTCATGCACAAGAGACAGTCTAAATCTACAAGAGGAGCTTTCTGAGGCTTACAGAATTAAA AGTCAACTGGCAGATCTACACAGTGCCGAGGTGTCGAAG AATATGGAAGCCGAGAAGCAAGTTAAATTTTTCCAGGGCTGTGTAGGTGCTGCATTTGCTGAAAGGGATCATGCAATAATTGAG GCTGAAAAGGCCAAGGAAAAGGAGGAGGCGATGTCACAACAGATAGATGGTTTCCTCAAAAG GATAGAAGAACTCACCTCAGTCTGTCTTAAGCAAAAGGAATTTCATGATGCTCTGCAGAGTGATCAAGCAATGTATACAGAGCAAAATGAAAAATTTAAGAAG GTAATTAATAAGTTCTTTCAGATCAGGCAATATTCCCAGAAAGAATGTGATGATACAAGTTGGGATGTTAAATGTAGATGTCTTTTGGATGACTCTGAGGAATTATGGAGTTTCAATGATGCTTCCACTTCTAAATACATT AGTGCATTAGAAGAGCAGCTGGACAAAGTAAACAATTCGGTGGAATATCTTCAAAGTAAACTTAGGGTG GGCTTGGAAATTGAAAACCATCTAAAGAAGAGAGTCAATTTAATGGAAAAGAAGCAA ATTTATATGAACAAAGTGATTGAGAATGGCATAGAAGACTTAAAACACCATCATTTTAACTATAAGGATCATATTATGAATTTACTTAAAGATGGGGAATCCACTATTAAATCCATAATCAATGAGATTGATGAAAGGATCAGGAAGTTCAATAAGAATATTGAGCCAAATTTGGTCCCTCAAAGAGACACAGAAGTAGAACAGAATGAATGTGGGGATGCAGACATAAGCCCACAAGATGAAACTGTTTCACAGTCCAAG AGTAGTGGCCTTGGCTCACTGGCAGTAAAAACTGATGGACAAGGTGATTCATCTGATGCTTTAGCAATGGCGTTGCAACAAAAG GTTGATACATTATTGCTGTTATCACAGCAAGACGAAAGACATCTATTGGAGAGAAATGTGAATTCAGCCCTTCAAATAAAGAATGAAGAACTTAAAAGGAACTTGTTACAG GTTACTAATGAAAAGGTGAAAGCTCTAATGGATTTGGCACAATTAAAGCAGGAACATCAATTACTTCTAGA AAAATTAGCTCATGAGAGTAAACAAGGAGTTGACGGTGGAGAAAGAAAACTTGTTATCCGTGAAAGTGATGGAACTCTAAAAAACTTGCTGAAGAAATCATATTTGAGACGATGGATTGACCCACTGGACGCTAGAGGAAAAGAGGTTGTCAGTAATTCAAATAATGAAGGGAGGTTCATCAGATCCAACAGTGTGGATTTTGCAAG AATGAAGATTGAAAATGCAACACTTCAAGAAAGCATGGATAGCATGGAGCGTTTAACTTCGTCAATTCATAGGCTTCGCCTCTCTCTTTGGAAG GTGAAGGAGTCTGTGACTTCCGAAGGTACAGTTTCTGGTGTTTCAGAAGCCCTAAACGGTGTTCTCAACGAGGCAAAACTTTTAAGGACTGCTCTTGGCAGCTCCTTACCAATTAGTTCGTCAGTTAAGACAGAAGTTAGTTACATTAGACATAGTGAGGGCGTCCATCAGGAATGCAGTGACGAGAAGATAGACACTGTTTCTGCTGCCGGGCTTGAAATGGTGGAGCTTTTGATTTTTGCCGCTCAGATGCTGAGGGACATGTAA
- the LOC127076855 gene encoding DNA polymerase kappa, protein MEGSEGNSDAVSPHPWQSYNTVYTTAKAGMEGVDKEKVQRVVYEMSKGSKYFQNEERKEAFIKQKIDNMRLQFSKLSHSDLSHYQKVAERRILELEASRDLSRIWLHVDMDAFYAAVETLSNPMLKGKPMAVGSMSMLSTANYEARKFGVRSAMPGFIARKLCPELILVPTDFKKYTHYSDLTRKVFQRYDPNFIAGSLDEAYLDITEVCRERNVKSEEIAQELRDSVHEETGLTCSAGVASNRLLAKVCSDINKPNGQYVLPNDRLAIMTFISSLPIRKIGGIGKVTEHILKEVFGINTCEQMLDKGSYLCALFSQSTADFFYSVGLGLGKTDSPQASFRKSISNERTFSATEDEVLLQKKLVELAEMLSTDMQKEGLHGRTLTLKLKTASFEVRNRAVTLQNYINSSEDILKHASKLLKAELPVSVRLIGLRVSQFNGDKSGATPDRTQKTITNFITSGEANRKKDSFSDVTDHDFISDIETDPSIDVGHTSQLDSRDPFDGNHSLDVNHQSCTLWKNDGAEKVQTSGNDAASSHHSACTEMLGSTSFQGQFEGENVNDGSNLLEEDRLNSCQETTMLWLNDYKCSLCGIELPPSFVEERLEHSDFHFAEKLQKEESSIRQTSIPIQSQDQKHRINRQSKSKKQKLSQREGRYTPIDYFFVKE, encoded by the exons ATGGAGGGAAGCGAAGGCAATAGCGATGCTGTATCTCCTCATCCATGGCAGTCTTACAACACTGTCTACACAACCGCCAAAGCAG GAATGGAAGGGGTTGACAAGGAGAAAGTACAAAGGGTAGTGTATGAAATGAGCAAAGGATCCAAATATTTCCAGAATGAGGAAAGGAAGGAAGCTTTTATCAAACAGAAAATTGACAACATGCGACTTCAATTCTCAAAGCTTTCACACTCTGATTTATCTCATTACCAGAAG GTTGCTGAAAGAAGGATTCTTGAGCTGGAAGCTTCGCGTGACCTTTCAAGGATCTGGTTACATGTAGATATGGATGCTTTCTATGCAGCAGTTGAGACTTTAAGTAACCCTATGTTAAAGGGCAAGCCAATGGCTGTTGGTAGCATGTCTATGTTATCCACTGCCAATTATGAG GCCAGGAAATTTGGGGTTCGTTCTGCCATGCCTGGGTTCATTGCACGGAAACTATGTCCAGAGTTAATCCTTGTCCCAACAGATTTCAAAAAGTATACACATTACAGTGATTTGACCAGAAAAG TTTTTCAGAGGTACGATCCCAATTTCATTGCTGGTAGCCTGGATGAAGCATACCTCGATATAACTGAAGTTTGCAGAGAAAGGAATGTCAAAAGTGAAGAA ATTGCTCAAGAACTCAGAGACAGTGTTCATGAAGAGACTGGGCTCACATGTAGTGCTGGAGTGGCATCGAATCGTTTACTTGCTAAG GTTTGCTCAGACATAAACAAGCCAAATGGACAGTATGTTTTGCCAAATGACCGCCTGGCTATTATGACTTTCATATCCTCTCTTCCTATCAGAAAG ATTGGAGGCATTGGTAAGGTCACTGAACATATTTTGAAAGAAGTTTTTGGAATAAACACATGTGAGCAGATGCTGGATAAGGGTAGCTACCTATGTGCTCTTTTTTCTCAGTCGACAGCAG ATTTTTTTTACTCTGTGGGTTTAGGGCTTGGAAAGACTGATTCTCCCCAAGCAAGTTTTCGGAAAAGTATCAGCAATGAAAGGACATTTTCTGCCACTGAGGACGAAGTGCTGTTGCAGAAAAAACTGG TGGAGCTTGCTGAAATGCTGTCCACAGACATGCAGAAAGAGGGCCTTCATGGGCGAACGTTGACTCTTAAACTGAAAACTGCTTCTTTTGAG GTTCGGAATAGAGCTGTGACTTTACAAAACTACATCAACTCAAGTGAGGATATTCTGAAGCATGCATCAAAATTGCTGAAAGCTGAACTTCCCGTTTCAGTAAGATTAATAG GTCTTAGAGTATCACAGTTTAACGGAGATAAAAGTGGTGCTACCCCTGATCGTACACAGAAGACTATTACCAATTTCATTACTTCAGGAGAAGCCAATAGGAAAAAGGACTCTTTTTCAGATGTTACAGATCATGACTTTATCAGTGATATAGAAACTGATCCTTCGATTGATGTTGGGCACACAAGCCAGCTTGATAGCAGAGATCCTTTTGATGGTAATCATTCATTAGATGTAAATCACCAAAGCTGCACTCTCTGGAAAAATGATGGTGCAGAGAAG GTACAAACTTCTGGTAATGATGCTGCAAGTTCTCACCACAGTGCATGTACAGAGATGCTTGGATCAACTTCATTCCAGGGGCAGTTTGAGGGGGAAAATGTGAATGATGGGTCTAATCTTCTGGAGGAGGATAGACTTAATTCTTGTCAGGAAACAACAATGTTGTGGTTGAATGACTATAAATGTTCACTCTGTGGAATAGAACTTCCTCCAAGTTTTGTTGAGGAAAGATTAGAGCATTCTGATTTCCATTTTGCTGAAAAGCTTCAAAAGGAAGAATCAAGTATTCGCCAAACATCTATTCCGATTCAAAG TCAGGATCAAAAGCACCGAATCAATAGACAAAGCAAATCCAAGAAGCAAAAGTTGTCGCAGAGAGAGGGCCGATATACGCCCATTGATTATTTTTTTGTTAAGGAGTAA
- the LOC127076856 gene encoding uncharacterized protein LOC127076856 — protein MKIRSVFDGGALRTEFEKIGIDPKFVPILWKHLFLTLRNSNTEINSPCDWEWEKHVPSLPSSAYTFLRSNFKTPLSSTLHSVFHSSDNLTSKLLIKLHNGEFVEAVIMRYDTRLGKYGGKPRLGGLRATLCISSQVGCKMGCRFCATGSMGFKSNLSSGEIVEQLVHASSFAQIRNVVFMGMGEPLNNYSAVVESVRIMTGSPFQLSLKRITISTVGIIHAINKLHNDLPGLNLAVSLHAPAQDIRCQIMPAARAFPLEKLMNSLQEYQKKSLQKILIEYIMLDGVNDEEKHAHLLGKLLETFEVVVNLIPFNSIGTLSQFKPTSEQKVFNFQKILRGTYDIRTTVRKQMGEDISGACGQLVINAPDKSLGNADPLTDIEDLVI, from the exons ATGAAAATCCGATCGGTGTTCGACGGCGGCGCACTGAGAACTGAATTCGAGAAAATTGGAATCGACCCAAAGTTCGTTCCAATCCTATGGAAGCATCTCTTTCTCACTCTCAGAAACAGTAACACCGAAATCAATTCACCATGTGATTGGGAATGGGAAAAACACGTTCCTTCTTTGCCTTCTTCAGCCTATACCTTCCTTCGTTCCAATTTCAAAACCCCTCTCTCTTCTACTCTTCACTCCGTTTTCCACTCTTCTGATAACCTCACTTCAAAGCTCCTCATCAAGCTTCAT AATGGAGAATTTGTGGAGGCTGTGATAATGAGATATGATACTCGTTTGGGTAAATATGGTGGTAAACCTCGTCTTGGTGGTCTCAGAGCTACTCTGTGTATTTCTTCTCAG GTAGGGTGCAAAATGGGTTGCAGATTCTGCGCAACTGGAAGTATGGGATTCAAAAGTAATCTATCCTCTGGAGAAATTGTGGAGCAATTGGTTCATGCCTCTAGTTTTGCACAAATCCGTAATGTTGTCTTTATG GGAATGGGAGAGCCTCTGAACAACTATTCCGCTGTGGTAGAATCTGTTCGTATCATGACTGGGTCACCATTTCAATTGTCATTGAAAAGGATTACCATCTCAACG GTTGGCATCATTCATGCTATCAACAAGCTTCATAATGATTTGCCTGGTTTGAACTTGGCAGTCTCACTACACGCACCAGCCCAAGACATCCGTTGTCAGATAATGCCCGCTGCCCGTGCTTTTCCTTTGGAAAAACTAATGAATTCACTGCAAGAATATCAAAAGAAAAG TCTGCAGAAAATATTAATTGAATACATAATGCTTGatggtgtgaatgatgaagaGAAGCATGCCCACCTATTAGGAAAACTGTTGGAGACATTTGAAGTG GTAGTGAACTTAATACCTTTCAACTCCATCGGTACATTGAGTCAATTCAAACCTACTAGTGAGCAGAAAGTGTTCAACTTTCAGAAAATTTTAAGAGGTACCTATGATATTAGAACAACAGTTCGGAAGCAGATGGGTGAGGACATAAGTGGTGCGTGTGGACAGTTGGTGATTAACGCACCTGATAAATCTCTTGGAAATGCGGATCCCTTAACGGACATAGAAGATCTTGTAATTTGA
- the LOC127076854 gene encoding MAR-binding filament-like protein 1 isoform X1, translated as MAEGINDESLLARIRVLEHERDELRKDIEQLCMQQAGPAYLAIATRMHFQRTAGLEQEIESLKNKLASCTRDSLNLQEELSEAYRIKSQLADLHSAEVSKNMEAEKQVKFFQGCVGAAFAERDHAIIEAEKAKEKEEAMSQQIDGFLKRIEELTSVCLKQKEFHDALQSDQAMYTEQNEKFKKVINKFFQIRQYSQKECDDTSWDVKCRCLLDDSEELWSFNDASTSKYISALEEQLDKVNNSVEYLQSKLRVGLEIENHLKKRVNLMEKKQIYMNKVIENGIEDLKHHHFNYKDHIMNLLKDGESTIKSIINEIDERIRKFNKNIEPNLVPQRDTEVEQNECGDADISPQDETVSQSKSSGLGSLAVKTDGQGDSSDALAMALQQKVDTLLLLSQQDERHLLERNVNSALQIKNEELKRNLLQVTNEKVKALMDLAQLKQEHQLLLEKLAHESKQGVDGGERKLVIRESDGTLKNLLKKSYLRRWIDPLDARGKEVVSNSNNEGRFIRSNSVDFARMKIENATLQESMDSMERLTSSIHRLRLSLWKVKESVTSEGTVSGVSEALNGVLNEAKLLRTALGSSLPISSSVKTEVSYIRHSEGVHQECSDEKIDTVSAAGLEMVELLIFAAQMLRDM; from the exons ATGGCTGAGGGTATCAATGATGAATCTTTGCTGGCTCGAATTCGAGTACTGGAACATG AACGTGATGAATTACGCAAAGATATTGAACAGCTATGCATGCAGCAAGCTGGGCCTGCCTATCTTGCTATCGCTACCCGAATGCATTTTCAAAG GACAGCTGGCTTGGAACAGGAGATTGAGAGCTTGAAAAATAAGTTGGCTTCATGCACAAGAGACAGTCTAAATCTACAAGAGGAGCTTTCTGAGGCTTACAGAATTAAA AGTCAACTGGCAGATCTACACAGTGCCGAGGTGTCGAAG AATATGGAAGCCGAGAAGCAAGTTAAATTTTTCCAGGGCTGTGTAGGTGCTGCATTTGCTGAAAGGGATCATGCAATAATTGAG GCTGAAAAGGCCAAGGAAAAGGAGGAGGCGATGTCACAACAGATAGATGGTTTCCTCAAAAG GATAGAAGAACTCACCTCAGTCTGTCTTAAGCAAAAGGAATTTCATGATGCTCTGCAGAGTGATCAAGCAATGTATACAGAGCAAAATGAAAAATTTAAGAAG GTAATTAATAAGTTCTTTCAGATCAGGCAATATTCCCAGAAAGAATGTGATGATACAAGTTGGGATGTTAAATGTAGATGTCTTTTGGATGACTCTGAGGAATTATGGAGTTTCAATGATGCTTCCACTTCTAAATACATT AGTGCATTAGAAGAGCAGCTGGACAAAGTAAACAATTCGGTGGAATATCTTCAAAGTAAACTTAGGGTG GGCTTGGAAATTGAAAACCATCTAAAGAAGAGAGTCAATTTAATGGAAAAGAAGCAA ATTTATATGAACAAAGTGATTGAGAATGGCATAGAAGACTTAAAACACCATCATTTTAACTATAAGGATCATATTATGAATTTACTTAAAGATGGGGAATCCACTATTAAATCCATAATCAATGAGATTGATGAAAGGATCAGGAAGTTCAATAAGAATATTGAGCCAAATTTGGTCCCTCAAAGAGACACAGAAGTAGAACAGAATGAATGTGGGGATGCAGACATAAGCCCACAAGATGAAACTGTTTCACAGTCCAAG AGTAGTGGCCTTGGCTCACTGGCAGTAAAAACTGATGGACAAGGTGATTCATCTGATGCTTTAGCAATGGCGTTGCAACAAAAG GTTGATACATTATTGCTGTTATCACAGCAAGACGAAAGACATCTATTGGAGAGAAATGTGAATTCAGCCCTTCAAATAAAGAATGAAGAACTTAAAAGGAACTTGTTACAG GTTACTAATGAAAAGGTGAAAGCTCTAATGGATTTGGCACAATTAAAGCAGGAACATCAATTACTTCTAGA AAAATTAGCTCATGAGAGTAAACAAGGAGTTGACGGTGGAGAAAGAAAACTTGTTATCCGTGAAAGTGATGGAACTCTAAAAAACTTGCTGAAGAAATCATATTTGAGACGATGGATTGACCCACTGGACGCTAGAGGAAAAGAGGTTGTCAGTAATTCAAATAATGAAGGGAGGTTCATCAGATCCAACAGTGTGGATTTTGCAAG AATGAAGATTGAAAATGCAACACTTCAAGAAAGCATGGATAGCATGGAGCGTTTAACTTCGTCAATTCATAGGCTTCGCCTCTCTCTTTGGAAG GTGAAGGAGTCTGTGACTTCCGAAGGTACAGTTTCTGGTGTTTCAGAAGCCCTAAACGGTGTTCTCAACGAGGCAAAACTTTTAAGGACTGCTCTTGGCAGCTCCTTACCAATTAGTTCGTCAGTTAAGACAGAAGTTAGTTACATTAGACATAGTGAGGGCGTCCATCAGGAATGCAGTGACGAGAAGATAGACACTGTTTCTGCTGCCGGGCTTGAAATGGTGGAGCTTTTGATTTTTGCCGCTCAGATGCTGAGGGACATGTAA
- the LOC127076857 gene encoding uncharacterized protein LOC127076857 translates to MSPSDSNSNSYRRHSRFDPEPSPKRYRKHVKQERDRTKSTSNVENPGHRRHQPADPTQARPSSGQIKTPERGWWKDIKNQHDEKEEISQGRKQTEKKSQAKPDDNTSQKRVGFCERKECQSPTSRKRHAFRDKKILVDSGDGNPAATVVKSSQIDHPPKREEKRSNPYNMDRAHYKDKGSVKRKTKGQ, encoded by the exons ATGTCTCCTTCTGATTCCAATTCTAATTCCTACCGACGTCACTCTAGATTCGATCCAGAACCCAG CCCCAAAAGATACAGAAAACATGTAAAACAagaaagagacagaacaaaatCCACTTCTAATGTTGAAAATCCAGGCCACAGACGTCACCAACCAGCTGATCCTACTCAAGCTCGTCCAAGTTCTGGCCAAATTAAAACTCCTG AGCGTGGATGGTGGAAAGATATAAAGAATCAACATGATGAAAAGGAAGAGATAAGTCAAGGAAGAAAGCAAACAGAGAAGAAATCACAAGCTAAACCTGATGATAATACATCACAGAAAAGAGTCGGGTTTTGTGAAAGAAAAGAGTGTCAATCTCCTACATCAAGGAAAAGACATGCATTCCGGGATAAGAAGATTCTAGTGGACTCAGGAGATGGTAATCCAGCTGCCACTGTGGTTAAGTCAAGCCAGATTGACCATCCTCCAAAAAGAGAGGAAAAGAGAAGCAATCCATACAACATGGACAGAGCACACTACAAGGATAAGGGTTCTGTCAAGAGAAAGACAAAGGGGCAATGA